The following proteins come from a genomic window of Deltaproteobacteria bacterium:
- a CDS encoding ferritin-like domain-containing protein: MPAHARRSRWTRPARPRDTFPPYRLADPDLVGRAEATTRKLRRIYHVAHANAWDGREVLASLVDRHGGIHVPEDRRDALARVCSVLLWGELAAWSISADIATKLDDCDAKMAASSQVFDDARHFYVLRDYLWQAGLDVPPLGGFSRQLLVDLLETDNLLHKLVGMQLLVENTAIVLFRMLARARIEPVLSDLLPYYERDEARHVGLGVLALPGILRELSRRDAAALWLFQLRINLMMLAGGLTLRDAFETLGIDQAEMQRLGFRMQRQVYDDMREALGGSAADGTRGLLRVGRAGQERLNAFLFPRAPAEALPRWHLPALRAVIRAARAGDRYLRRRAPTA, from the coding sequence TTGCCGGCGCACGCGCGCCGATCGCGGTGGACGCGCCCCGCGCGGCCGCGCGACACGTTTCCGCCGTACCGGCTCGCCGACCCGGACCTCGTCGGCCGAGCAGAGGCCACGACCCGCAAACTGCGGCGCATCTACCACGTCGCGCACGCCAATGCGTGGGACGGCCGCGAGGTATTGGCGTCACTCGTCGACCGCCACGGCGGCATCCACGTGCCGGAGGACCGGCGCGACGCGCTCGCGCGCGTGTGTTCTGTGCTGCTGTGGGGCGAACTCGCGGCGTGGTCGATCAGCGCGGACATCGCGACGAAGCTCGACGACTGCGACGCGAAGATGGCCGCGTCGTCGCAGGTGTTCGACGATGCGCGCCACTTCTACGTGTTGCGCGACTACTTGTGGCAAGCCGGTCTCGACGTCCCGCCGCTCGGGGGGTTCAGCCGCCAGTTGCTCGTCGACCTACTCGAGACCGACAACCTGCTGCACAAGCTCGTCGGCATGCAGCTGCTCGTCGAGAACACGGCGATCGTGCTGTTCCGTATGCTCGCGCGCGCCCGCATCGAGCCCGTGTTATCCGACTTGTTGCCGTATTACGAGCGCGACGAAGCGCGGCACGTCGGGCTCGGCGTCCTCGCGCTGCCCGGCATCCTGCGCGAGCTGTCACGACGGGACGCGGCCGCGCTGTGGCTGTTTCAGCTGCGCATCAACCTGATGATGCTCGCGGGCGGCCTCACGCTGCGCGATGCGTTCGAGACGTTGGGCATCGACCAGGCGGAGATGCAGCGGCTTGGGTTCCGCATGCAACGACAGGTATACGACGACATGCGCGAGGCGCTCGGCGGCAGCGCGGCGGACGGCACGCGCGGCCTGTTGCGCGTCGGCCGCGCCGGCCAGGAGCGTCTCAACGCGTTCTTGTTTCCGCGCGCGCCCGCCGAGGCGCTGCCGCGGTGGCACCTGCCGGCGCTGCGCGCCGTCATCCGCGCCGCCCGCGCCGGCGACCGCTACCTGCGGCGGCGCGCGCCGACGGCGTGA
- a CDS encoding TetR/AcrR family transcriptional regulator: MSYMPSAVRRRQILDCAKRVFAEAGYHGASISDICSAAGIGRGTLYQYFANKKAVFAAILRETLDRVRAHMIDRRAVTDLPPPETIDRDAAIRWSARRVREVLDAVFEDERTLRILLREAGGLDVEVEALLAQIDEGLIAIVADDLRSAQQLGVVRADLDADLTAALMVGGVEKLAVRALRRDAPVDLDALALATARLHIGGLLSDRVPHPGGCHDDST, encoded by the coding sequence ATGAGTTACATGCCATCCGCGGTGCGCCGGCGCCAGATTCTCGACTGCGCCAAGCGCGTGTTCGCCGAGGCGGGCTACCACGGCGCGAGCATCAGTGACATCTGCAGCGCCGCCGGGATCGGCCGCGGCACGCTGTATCAGTACTTCGCGAACAAGAAGGCCGTGTTCGCGGCCATCTTGCGCGAGACGCTCGACCGCGTCCGCGCCCACATGATCGACCGCCGCGCCGTCACCGACCTTCCCCCGCCGGAAACCATCGACCGCGACGCCGCAATCCGCTGGTCGGCGCGACGCGTGCGCGAGGTGCTCGACGCCGTGTTCGAGGACGAGCGCACGCTGCGCATCCTGCTGCGCGAGGCGGGCGGCCTCGACGTGGAGGTCGAAGCGCTCCTCGCGCAAATCGACGAGGGCCTCATCGCGATCGTCGCCGACGACCTCCGATCTGCACAACAACTCGGCGTCGTGCGGGCCGATCTCGACGCAGACCTCACGGCGGCGCTCATGGTGGGCGGCGTCGAAAAGCTCGCGGTCCGCGCGCTGCGCCGCGACGCGCCCGTGGACCTGGACGCGCTCGCACTCGCGACGGCGCGCCTGCACATCGGCGGACTGCTATCGGACCGCGTTCCGCACCCCGGAGGCTGCCATGACGACTCCACCTGA